The following is a genomic window from Amycolatopsis australiensis.
CGCGTGTCCCGCGGCTTTCGCCCGCCGGTACAGCCGGGCGCGGCCCTCGGCCGTCTCGGCCGCGCGGACCACGATCGGCAGCGGCTCGGTGACCACCGGACCGAGCCGGCGGGCCCGCCACAGCGCCAGCAGCACCGCGGCGACGCCCACCTGGGCGGCACCGTAGTACCAGCCGTCCGGGATCAGCGCGGAGATCGGCTTCCGCGAGTCGTCGAGCCCGGGGTCCATTGTGGACGGCAGGTACCAGGCCAGCTTCGGGTGCGCGCCCAGCAGGTGCAGCGCCAGCGCCGCGTTGCCCTGCTCGGCGAGCCGCTCGTTGGTCAGCGGCGCCGGGTCGCCGAGCAGCGTCGTCGTGCCGCCCGAGTCGGCGAGCTGCAGCAGCGTGCCGCCGCCGTCCTCGCCCGGGTAGCACGAGCGCGCGCCGGGCGAGGTGTAGCCGATGCCGCCGAGCGTGACGTCGCCCGCCGCGACCGCCGCGGCGACCGTGCACTGCGGGCTCAGCGTGCCGATGTCGCTGCGGCCCGCGGCGTGCACCAGCGGCAGGGAGTCGTGCAGGGTCGGCGCTCCCGGCGTCACCAGGACGACGTCCGCGGCACGCTGCCGCAGCGCGTCGAGCCGCTTCGCCGGGACCAGGTCGGGCCGGGTGACCAGCAGCGTCGCGTCTTCGCCGACCGCGTCGTCCGCTTCGGCCATGGTGTGCGCCGTCCGGATGTCGACACCCTGGTCGCGCAGGAGCTTCGCGAGCGCGTGCGCGCCGCCGGGCTCGTAGGAGCCGGGTTCGAGGGCGCCGTGCGTCTGCTCGCCGCGGCCGAGCAGCAGCAGGGCACCGGCGAGGAAGATCAGGGCCACCAGCGCGAGCGGGACGCGCACCCCGCGCCAGATCCGGCGCGCGTCCGGAGAGACCGAGGTGCTCACGAGCCCGCCATGGCGACCGGCCGCGCACGACGGCAGCGTTCGTCCAGCTCGGTCAGCGTGCGGTAGGCCGCCTCGGTGCCTTCACGGCCGCCGTAGTGGACGTCGTCGAACAGCCGCGCCCCCTGCCGCAGGCCGGTGGCCAGGTCCGGCAGCAGCACCCCGGCCTCGGCGGCGGCCTCGTCCGCCGTCCGGCCGGACCGCGCGTCCAGCAGCGCGCGTTCCTCCAGGCCGCGGACGACGGCCCGGAACCGGTCGCGGACGGCGTCGCCGTACCGGCCGCCCGCGGCGGCTTCGGCGGCCGAGCGGCGGTAGTCGTCGGCGCTCTGCCGCTGCCCGCCGAAGACGGCGCGCTCGGCGCGCGCGGCGCGCGCGACCTTGCCGGTGCGCAGCCGGATCACCACGACGAGCACGA
Proteins encoded in this region:
- a CDS encoding DUF4350 domain-containing protein, with product MSTSVSPDARRIWRGVRVPLALVALIFLAGALLLLGRGEQTHGALEPGSYEPGGAHALAKLLRDQGVDIRTAHTMAEADDAVGEDATLLVTRPDLVPAKRLDALRQRAADVVLVTPGAPTLHDSLPLVHAAGRSDIGTLSPQCTVAAAVAAGDVTLGGIGYTSPGARSCYPGEDGGGTLLQLADSGGTTTLLGDPAPLTNERLAEQGNAALALHLLGAHPKLAWYLPSTMDPGLDDSRKPISALIPDGWYYGAAQVGVAAVLLALWRARRLGPVVTEPLPIVVRAAETAEGRARLYRRAKAAGHAGETLREAARARLRSALGLPRDAGPAALVHSVSARTGRPANDVGAVLYGPPVPDDPALVRLADELDRVEREAGRS
- a CDS encoding DUF4129 domain-containing protein, whose product is MVTLVPRDIPVGIDRDDARRAAAHELSDPKYRDARPNVLQQLGQWLGEQLEKLLNGLSSVVPGGIFGLLLVVVLLIVLVVVIRLRTGKVARAARAERAVFGGQRQSADDYRRSAAEAAAGGRYGDAVRDRFRAVVRGLEERALLDARSGRTADEAAAEAGVLLPDLATGLRQGARLFDDVHYGGREGTEAAYRTLTELDERCRRARPVAMAGS